From the genome of Marasmius oreades isolate 03SP1 chromosome 1, whole genome shotgun sequence:
AGGATCTGTGTAATTTCCAATTCATATTGTTAGACATTTTCTACACATTTTCTGCTTCATGGGACTCGGGTTACTCAGACACCTCCGTTGGACCTTTGGCCGTGGAGACAAACACCTTTCGACAACGAACCGCTCTTCTTACGTGCAGTCCAGCGTGTCCGAAATCTCTTTCTACACGCTAGGCAGCAATAACTTCGAGCCAAGTATAAGAAACTGGTGGGCAACCTGGCATTGCTCGGTTGCTTCCCATCGACTTACCGTCTTTTGTGAGCTTAAGAACCTTTGAAGACATCCACCCTCATGAATGAGGGTGCACTTGCATCTCTAATTGAATTGTGTTGCTCCAAATTATACTACAAACATTGGTGGATTCTAGTTAATACACTTTCTATATTGAGATCTATCAATGTTCACTGGCCTGGCCCGTGAAGGAAGCGCTTGTAAACGGGATTGCCAGTTTCTTCTACGTAGGTGTAGTTGAGTTTCCGTAGAAATTCGTCGAATATATGGTACTCGGATGGAGGCACCTGGATGCCAGCCAGAACCTTTCCAAGATCTGCAGAAAAATATATTATGACAAGGTTGGTCCTTAAGGTTCACTGCTTACCGGCACCATGGTTCCGGTAGTGGAAAAGACTGATATTCCAGTCAGTTTTGAGGCCGATCAAAAAGTTTCGCAGAGCGTTCGGCCTCTCAGGGAATTCTGAACGGGAAGTACCACATCAAAACATAAATTGTGGCGAATTTCAAACGAACCCACCGAACCGGAAAACTCTCTCATTGGGGACGAATTGTGATCCACCCACCATGTACCTCGCATGACTCTTTGCCATTTCGTTGTCGCTGATATCAAAACCTTTCATATCATTGTCTTCTAGCGCTTTGAGAAGTGTCTTAATTTCTGTATTTCTATCAGTCGTCTCTAGCTTGAAGGAAAAAAGCAGATGCGCGCGAGCTGGAGACGAATGAACATTATATCGGTAGATGAACTCTGTAACCGGGCGAGGGTGGATGACTGAATGTAAGGCTGTAAAGCTAGATGTCCCGTAAGATGCAAATATGCCACGTTTGAAGGGGACGATGGAGACTTGCCTGCCAGGTTTCTCGGGTATATCAACACTGATGAGGGCTTCTCGGCCTTCACCCAGCTCTGCGCGTTCTGCGACAAAACGGAGTCGATCAAAATTCATGTTTGCGCCACTAACGACCGCAACGAATCGTTTTTGAGCACCAACAAGCTTGTTTTCCAGGATGAAATGTTTCAAACCGGCGAGGGCAAGTGCGCCCGCAGGTTCCGTAATGGACCTTGTTTCTACAGTATGCCAGTCAGTGCCAAATATAAACCAAAGCTTACGATGAAGTAAAACCTTCGAAGATATCCTTGATAGCTGCACAGAGTTCGTCGTTATCTACCAAGGTGACTCCATCAAGGAATTCTTGACATATCCTGAAACACTCCTTCCCCACAATCTTGACAGCTGTACCGTCTGCGAATGGCCCAACATCCGGCAATGTTATGCGTTCTCCCTTCGCGAGGCTTTTATGCATAGCATCCCCATCTACCGTTTCAGCACCGATGATCTTTGTCTTCGGACTGCCAATCCTCTTGACGTATTCCGCAATTCCGGATATGAGACCACCTCCACCTATCGAGGCAAATATTCCATCTAAATTCTCGGCATCAGGAAATTGCTTGAGAATCTCCAGCCCGACAGTTCCTTGGCCGGCGATCACGAAAGGATCGTCATATGGAGGTACAAAGGCAATGCCGTGAAGATTTGCGAGGCGAGCGCATTCCGCTTTGGCCTCATCGAAATCCACACCATGTAAGATTGTTTTTGCACCCAGTCGAGCGACATTTCGAACTTTAATCGAGGGAGTCCCTCTGGGCATCACAATCGTGCACGGTATACCTAAATGCGAGCCCGAAAGAGCGACACCTTGAGCATGATTTCCTGAAGTTTGCGAGTCAAACATGAGATTGCAACGAGTTAAGATCATGGCACCCACACTAACCGGCACTACAAGTGATAACACCCTTCCatctctcttcctccgaaAGGCTAGCCATAAAGTTGTATGCCCCTCTGATTTTGAAACTAAAAACCTCTTGCAGATCTTCACGTTTCAACCATATTTGATTTCCCAACTTGGCACTGAGATTGGGGGCAAATACAAGGGGTGTCTCCTTGATGATTTCGTAGACTTTTGAAGTGAGAATTAGACGAAGATAGTCGGGAGTTTGAGAGGAAAGTAGATGATGTTTCGAAAGGCGGGGATAGGCCAGTGGCTCAGGAGCATCAGAGCTGTATTCAAGTGTTGCAGTTGGCGCCATGagtctgaagaagaaaaaactgGGAAGTGCACGTGCATATCGGACTTTCTTTCAGACTACCCTTAGGGATTTGCAGccttcttcctcccttccacgCTCATTATGACTCAGACTTCGTCGATGGGCCCTCCTTTATCTCCTCGTGAGATAAGGCGCTCCGGTCGTCGTTCTGCTCCTTCAGTATCTActtcaaactcaaaatcCCCAGACTCAGACCCTCCGCAACGTCCTCCAATCGTTTCCTCTGGCAGCGGTGGTAGTCGTAACAAGCGTCTGAAACAAGAAGATGTCGACGAGTCGGTTGTCTCTGTCAACTCAAATCCAACTTCGAACGGTCGCGGAAAGCGAAGGTCGAAGGAAAAACCGGCTCAACACCAACAACCCCCGGAGCAAGTTACAGACACTGTTGTTACTGATCTCCCTGTAACGcaatctgaggaagaggaagaacaagGTATTACGCGTTGTGTATGCTCAAGTACTGGTACGTTCGCATATAATGACTTCGTTTCTTCGCTTTCCATTTACATCCTTCCGCAAAGGAGAGGACGACCCGGATGCTGGCGAATTTATGGTTCAATGCGAGACTTGTAAAGTCTGGCAGCATGGCTTGTGTATGGGATTCGAGTCCGAAGATCAATTGCACGACGATGACTATTATTGCGAACAATGTCGACCAGAACTGCACACAGAATTGTTGAAGTTTGTGACGTCTTCCCACACTCTCCCTTTTATTGCAGCTCACCTCGGTCGTACAGAAAACTCTCCAAAAGAGCTCGCCAGTCATCAACTACTTCTCATCACACCGCTGTGCCCACATCGTCTACCACATTCAGGTCGCATTCACCCACTCACACGAGCAAGCAACCTTCCAAACGTCGAAACACGATGAACAGCAGAGATGCCGCCTTTGATGAGAACTTGAAGGAGATTCTAGAGTCTTCGGCGGCAGAAGCAGGAACAGGTTTAGAGACCGCAAGTTTAGTGTCCAACAATGGGAACGCCTTAACTTCACCTCCTGATGCCGAGGATTCGGTGGAGACGGCTCCAAATAACCGGAAAAAGAGGAAACGTGCTGATAATGATCCGTGAGTTTGTTACTTGGCACCTCTACTATTGATTTAACACACTCCAGTGCACCTGTCAAAAAACGTACCAGGTCTATGTCGACAGCTTCGGACCATCCTGCTGCAGTACCGTCCCTCACTCCACGCGAAGAGACTCCTACTTTACCGAAAGCTCCTACTACAAATACTACGATGCAGAAGCCCCCAGGACGAAATAAACGCGGTGGACGTAAAGCCGCAACAACGATAGAGCCAGCGGTCGATGGAGAGGGTTGgttatctttttttttcactgtCTATTAGCCTCACACCCTACCCAAGGAGTACCTATTCAGACTTCTAAGAGGCAAGGAAATGGTGGCCGGAACAAAAATGTTGGTGGAAATAAACGTCCACCCCAGTCAACAGCCGGCGTGGGATCCCACGATTCGCGTCGTGGTCAAGCGAATACCAACAGCAATCAAAATGCAGGGTCAAACGCGACAGATAACTCACGTGCGCATCGTAACACACACGCTTACGTTGTTTCCCAACAGCCACTTTTCACATCTTGGAACCTGCCTGATTATCTTGCTCACTTGGAGGCCGTACTTCCCACGAATGTTCCTAAACCGCTAGAGGTTGTGTCTGGTATCACCGGTCGAGGGGAAAGCATAGAAAGGACGACAGAACGAGGTGTTAAGGTGAAATGGCCAAGTAAAAGAATGAGCGTTGTGGACATGAACAAGAGAGTGCGTGCATTGGTCGAATGGGTTGGGAGAGAACAAGCTAGTGCTTCAGAAAGGGCAAGGCGACGAGAGTTTTTAGAGAACGCGTTGAAGGAGAACGCTCTACTGGATAAAGAGGCAGAGACATCTGGAGCAGGCAGTGATACGATGGTCCTAGACTCGGGGCCACGTAGTGCCTCACCATCTGCAATACAGTCTTGTCATGAAGATGTCCTGCTGTCAGGGGGGGAGTCCGAGCACACCTCGTTGATGAAGGATATGGAGAAGCTCATGACGGATTTGATTACATTCCAAGAACGTTTTGGGCCAGGCGTGAAGGCACGGGACAGGGAAAGAAGGCATGCTTCTTAGCATCGCTTCTCTTTATATCTTGTACTTTCCCGACCTTGCACTACACAACTGTTACTATCGTATTCCTGTATTTTATGATCGTCATCCCCAGCCTATCTAAAACTGCTATCGTATACTTCATATTCCAGTATATCGGGGCTTCTGACCTCTTCGCCTTTCAATGGTCCCATGATCATTCATACTCTATGCCATTCTCATTCCATTCGCAACGCCAACTCATTACACCACATACACCAATGACCATATAATCCTAAATAGCCATCCCTCACCGACACCGGTCAGACCGGTCACCCCCCGGTCCCAGCATTGATACAACATCCTTTCCATTGCCTCTTCGAGCCGGAATTCGATAAAGATTACTCCTCGTGCTCGCATTCATTTTCGATTTCTGGTAATAACCGTGTCGCAGGGGGCAGCTGGCGGATTACTGGTGTTAAAGTGGTACTCCGTCCCGTCCCGTTCAGTCCAGAACCGTTACATTCCATACTCCCTACATCCCTATTCTACACCCCTACTTATTTGACTTATATAGTTCTCCTATTCGTCGGGGTCACCTCAGTTGTCGTTCTTACACACTGAGGTGAGCCCCACTAATTACTTCACTTATTTTCTTTACTTATCTCTTATTTAGTCTTTCTTTAACAGGTAGTTTATATTGAATATAGTTGTCGTTCTTACACACTGAGTCTTTCTTTAACAACTGGGTCCTCGTCAATGTCCCTTGTTGATGGGGCCTCCGGCCCGTACGGCCTGAGCCTGAACTCGCACAATAATACTGTTGACCTAAGGACCGG
Proteins encoded in this window:
- a CDS encoding uncharacterized protein (BUSCO:EOG09261O4Y), translated to MAPTATLEYSSDAPEPLAYPRLSKHHLLSSQTPDYLRLILTSKVYEIIKETPLVFAPNLSAKLGNQIWLKREDLQEVFSFKIRGAYNFMASLSEEERWKGVITCSAGNHAQGVALSGSHLGIPCTIVMPRGTPSIKVRNVARLGAKTILHGVDFDEAKAECARLANLHGIAFVPPYDDPFVIAGQGTVGLEILKQFPDAENLDGIFASIGGGGLISGIAEYVKRIGSPKTKIIGAETVDGDAMHKSLAKGERITLPDVGPFADGTAVKIVGKECFRICQEFLDGVTLVDNDELCAAIKDIFEETRSITEPAGALALAGLKHFILENKLVGAQKRFVAVVSGANMNFDRLRFVAERAELGEGREALISVDIPEKPGSFTALHSVIHPRPVTEFIYRYNVHSSPARAHLLFSFKLETTDRNTEIKTLLKALEDNDMKGFDISDNEMAKSHARYMVGGSQFVPNERVFRFEFPERPNALRNFLIGLKTDWNISLFHYRNHGAGKQ
- a CDS encoding uncharacterized protein (BUSCO:EOG09261O4Y): MAPTATLEYSSDAPEPLAYPRLSKHHLLSSQTPDYLRLILTSKVYEIIKETPLVFAPNLSAKLGNQIWLKREDLQEVFSFKIRGAYNFMASLSEEERWKGVITCSAGNHAQGVALSGSHLGIPCTIVMPRGTPSIKVRNVARLGAKTILHGVDFDEAKAECARLANLHGIAFVPPYDDPFVIAGQGTVGLEILKQFPDAENLDGIFASIGGGGLISGIAEYVKRIGSPKTKIIGAETVDGDAMHKSLAKGERITLPDVGPFADGTAVKIVGKECFRICQEFLDGVTLVDNDELCAAIKDIFEETRSITEPAGALALAGLKHFILENKLVGAQKRFVAVVSGANMNFDRLRFVAERAELGEGREALISVDIPEKPGRQVSIVPFKRGIFASYGTSSFTALHSVIHPRPVTEFIYRYNVHSSPARAHLLFSFKLETTDRNTEIKTLLKALEDNDMKGFDISDNEMAKSHARYMVGGSQFVPNERVFRFEFPERPNALRNFLIGLKTDWNISLFHYRNHGADLGKVLAGIQVPPSEYHIFDEFLRKLNYTYVEETGNPVYKRFLHGPGQ
- a CDS encoding uncharacterized protein (BUSCO:EOG09260NE0), giving the protein MTQTSSMGPPLSPREIRRSGRRSAPSVSTSNSKSPDSDPPQRPPIVSSGSGGSRNKRLKQEDVDESVVSVNSNPTSNGRGKRRSKEKPAQHQQPPEQVTDTVVTDLPVTQSEEEEEQGITRCVCSSTGEDDPDAGEFMVQCETCKVWQHGLCMGFESEDQLHDDDYYCEQCRPELHTELLKKLSKRARQSSTTSHHTAVPTSSTTFRSHSPTHTSKQPSKRRNTMNSRDAAFDENLKEILESSAAEAGTGLETASLVSNNGNALTSPPDAEDSVETAPNNRKKRKRADNDPAPVKKRTRSMSTASDHPAAVPSLTPREETPTLPKAPTTNTTMQKPPGRNKRGGRKAATTIEPAVDGEGVPIQTSKRQGNGGRNKNVGGNKRPPQSTAGVGSHDSRRGQANTNSNQNAGSNATDNSRAHRNTHAYVVSQQPLFTSWNLPDYLAHLEAVLPTNVPKPLEVVSGITGRGESIERTTERGVKVKWPSKRMSVVDMNKRVRALVEWVGREQASASERARRREFLENALKENALLDKEAETSGAGSDTMVLDSGPRSASPSAIQSCHEDVLLSGGESEHTSLMKDMEKLMTDLITFQERFGPGVKARDRERRHAS